The region tacaattttcttacctaggTCTGAGAATAGCGTAAAATTAGAACGACCATTGAGCACTATCCCAATTTTGAGCCCCTAAccataacctagtcacaaccataatttaGGATTCCGTAAATAACgatcaaataaaggcttccggaccgagtcctagccttcgagacctcgaattctactaaaccgagtagtagaatcgatcccgagtccTAAGGAAAACATTCCTGTCTCTAAAAACTGACCATGGCCAAAACAGCCTAGGTGGGCTGCGACTTACCCTTGAAGGTTGTGACACGCTTCGCAGACAGAAGCCCCCAAGCATCTTGTGttcggttgggtcgcggcccctcAAGAATAGGGTTATGACTTTGCCCTATAAACCCAgatttcctccatttttcatcAGCCAAATTCAAcaaaaaccatcccaattccacCCTGAAACAATAATTCAATCATCATAATAGTTTtaatatcttcccagcaacaaaacccaactaaaatctAGATTACAAACCCACCAAAAATCAAACTCTCAACACCTCAAACTTTAAGGAAAACAAGGCACAAATCAATTTGAAACAAGGATTAAGGTATTACCTTAGCTATGAATGGtgatcccctagccacaagctatGCGAATTTTAATCCCGAGCCTCTAATTCCTTAGTTTCCAGCCAAAATTTACTTTGTTCTTCAAGAAGTTAATAAGGgaatttgagagagaaagagatagagagagagggtTGGTTCAGTGAGGTGTTTAAGTGTTTATGCTTTTGTTTCTTGAGGCTTAACGACTTAAgataatcccgaggctcggggtaccaaaaacgtccctgagggaaagaTCGTCAAAAttcccagtattccctcctaatctctcTCACTCTAAATATATCCTCAACTATTTATTCCCATTAGCCGATAACTAGATTTAATgcaaaatacctaaaataccccttgactcaccccgagtcgggtattgggtcccattgtgactttctcgctaactttctccctaggatcgtctcgtgccgagtaacccaaataaaccaacataataatgtggtctcttacatatatcacatatatgaacatacatactattatgcccataatggaacaaattacgaaaatttcccttctaataagaaacgggcccacatgcatatttaatataactCACttaacatgcataactagttatattatcatataactcacttaatcacaataaaatatatcaataaagattccatatatttccatcttatccccctaatcaagaccctaatcCTTATAaggtaattttgggacattacaaccaAACCCTCAAGTAAACTCATCAGCAACACAACCTGACCAGCTGAACCAATTCATGACAGAGACAAGGTCTTCAATAAGGAATTTGGAGACCCAAATTGGTCTTCTAGCTAAGTTAATGTCAAATAAGGTTCAAGGGAGTTTACCAATCTCCAATGAGGTAAATCCCAAGGAGCAATGTTAGCCGGTCACATTGAGGAGTGGGACCAAGTGTGAAAGGCCCCCAGTTCAAGAGGAAGCAGAGAAGACTCAAGATCAACAGGTAGCTACACCAGACCAGAAAAAGATCACTGAAGATCTGTAGAAAAAAGGGAAAGACATGGTTGAGATAGTGGAACCTCGACCAAAAATACCATATCCTTAGAGGATTCAAAAAGTTAATCTAGATATgcaattctccaaatttcttgaggtatttaagaaacttcacataAACATACCATTCGCTAAGGCTTTGGAGCAAATGCCTAATTatgtgaagttcatgaaggataTATTGTCCATGAAAAAGAGAATGGAATACTTTGAGACAGTGGCTCTAAATAAAGAATGTAGTGCCATCTTGCAAAGGAAGCTCCGTCAGAAGTTAAGGGATCCAGGCAGTTTCACTATTCCATGCACCATCAATATTTTTCGATGTAAGAGAGTGTTATGTGAGTTGGGTGCGAGTATCAATCTAATGCCACTCTCTATTTATCGAAAATTGGGTTTAGGAGAGACTCGCCCTACTATAGTTATACTACAGCTGGCAGGCAGATCAGTCAAACATCCTCAGGGTATCATTGAGGACGTACTAGTCAAAGTAGATAAATTCATCTTCCCTACTGATTTTATAGtgcttgatatggaggaagatgaggatGTGTCTATTATATTGCGGAGGACATTTTTAGCTACTGGATAGGCCTTGATTGATGTGTAGAAGGGTGAGTTGATGCTAAGGTTACAATGTGATGAAGTTGTCTTCAATGTGTTCAAAGCCTTGACTTATCCTCAGTCTAGTGACATCTGCTTTAGTGTGAGTGTTTTTGATGAGCAATGTGCAAGGGTAAAAACTACAAAAGATCCTCTTGAGTTGAGTTGGATATCGAGCCCAGAAGAATGTGATGGCACTAAGGCCATTGAGTACGTGAAATGGTTGAACGCAGCTTGGCAAATATACAAGAAAAAGTAAGAAGAATTGGGTCAATGGCTCGAGCGACCCCTCCCATTTTTTGAGAAGCCACCAATTCTAGAGATGAAGTATTTTCGAGAACACCTTCGTTATGCGTATTTGGTGGAGAACAAGACATTTCCTATCATTATTTCTTCTTCGTTATCTACCGTGGAAGAAGAAAAATTGCTTAGAGTGTTGAGGGCCCCAAGTTGGCAATTGGGATGACTTTTGTGGACAAAAAAGGTATAAGCCCCTCAATGATGATGCATTATATTTTAATGGAGGATGATAGTAAGCCTAATATCGATGCTCAGAGGAGGTTGAATCCTTCGATGAAGGAAGTAACAAGGAAGGAGATCCTTAAGTGGTTGGATGTAGGGGTAATATACCCAATCTCAGATAGTGCATGGGTTAGCCCAGTTCAAGTGGTCCCCAAGAAAGGAGAAGTGATGATGGTCAAGAATGATAACAATGAGCTAATTCCCACTCGTACTGTGATGGGGTGGAGAATATGCATTGACTACTGAAAGCTTAATAGGGAAACAACgaaagatcattttcctttgcctttcgtGGACCAGATGTTGGATAGTTTGGTGGGCTATCCTTACTACTGCTTTTTAGATGGTTACTCTGGTTATCACCAAATTCGGATAGCTCCCGAAGACCAGGAGAATAGTTAAGTGTCCTCGTCAACATTTACGTACAAATAATGCGAAAACTAAGGAAGTTGCATGGAGAATAATTAAGTGTCCTCgtcaaccattacaatcagtacaATGTGGATTCTATGTTATGAGAATGATGAAGGACTTCGTGACAAATGAATTTTCAatgcgatggctaactagtaacgtaagtgaaaatattcattattaaaGCTCTAGCTTTACCTTAAGATTAAGTATATTAATTCAACTCAtgcaatgaatttttttttagtgtGGCGGGAAGAACTATTACACAATGGATGAGATCAATGAAATACGTGAAGAATGGGCACAATgcgtcatggatttgatgagtactacataggtccacccacttttgttaacttagacttttaatgagatatacttacaatgttaacttaaactttcttgaagatatacacacttttgttgtccaactatagtttacaatgcttatatgagtaattttgtaattaacttaagactcgttattttagatacttagttcaaattctagtattttatattattgtgatatatgttttgttttgttcagttTGTTTGTATAAAAAGCATGATTTGTTTTGGGCGTAATacactttttaagaaaaaaacacCATAAGTCGATTCTACTAAAACTGACAATAGATGTCTACACCATAAGTCGGCTGTGAACCGACATATCATGTTCTACACCAGAGGTCAGtgtacaaccgacctaccatgtcttacactagAGGTCGGTTTGCAACCGACGTACCATGTCTTACACTAGATGTCGGTTTGGCGCCAACTGACATACCACGATTTTACATCATAAGTCAGTGCATGGGAAGTCAATTcccaaccgacttatgaacattcaGATGTAAGTT is a window of Humulus lupulus chromosome 4, drHumLupu1.1, whole genome shotgun sequence DNA encoding:
- the LOC133832330 gene encoding uncharacterized protein LOC133832330 encodes the protein MQFSKFLEVFKKLHINIPFAKALEQMPNYVKFMKDILSMKKRMEYFETVALNKECSAILQRKLRQKLRDPGSFTIPCTINIFRCKRVLCELGASINLMPLSIYRKLGLGETRPTIVILQLAGRSVKHPQGIIEDVLVKVDKFIFPTDFIVLDMEEDEDVSIILRRTFLATG